A part of Rattus norvegicus strain BN/NHsdMcwi chromosome 4, GRCr8, whole genome shotgun sequence genomic DNA contains:
- the Rad52 gene encoding DNA repair protein RAD52 homolog isoform X1, producing the protein MAGAEEAVHGGCDCRPPFVGGKSVLLFGQSQYTADEYQAIQKALRQRLGPEYISSRMAGGGQKVCYIEGHRVINLANEMFGYNGWAHSVTQQNVDFVDLNNGKFYVGVCAFVRVQLKDGSYHEDVGYGVSEGLRSKALSLEKARKEAVTDGLKRALRSFGNALGNCILDKDYLKSLNRLPRQLPLEVDLTTTKREDFEPSVEQARYNSCRQDKASGLPKPQEAASPCRPSHPHDSNIKLQGAKDSSSSSCSLATTSESDATHQRKLRKLRQKQLQQQFREQMEAHRLSHAPAEEVEAKREAALPAPPKHSTPVPAASACLREKAVLPDNLEENLEMWDLTPDLEDIIKPLCRTEPPQTSVTRTLNNQAVIQDSVPHIHCHQKVQEKPGPGHLQTCSTNQHVLGSRGSWKSRDSGFNSIKWKGKKTLNLIGRART; encoded by the exons ATGGCTGGGGCTGAAGAAGCGGTCCATGGAGGCTGTGACTGCCGTCCTCCGTTTGTTGGTGGGAAGTCTGTGCTTCTCTTTGGACAG AGCCAATACACAGCAGATGAATACCAGGCCATCCAGAAAGCcctgaggcagaggctggggcCAGAGTACATTAGCAGCCGCATGGCGGGAGGAGGTCAGAAG gTGTGTTATATTGAAGGTCACCGGGTAATTAATCTGGCCAATGAGATGTTTGGTTACAATGGCTGGGCACACTCCGTCACCCAGCAGAATGTgg ATTTTGTTGACCTCAACAATGGCAAGTTCTACGTGGGAGTCTGTGCATTTGTAAGGGTGCAGTTAAAG GATGGTTCCTACCATGAGGATGTGGGCTATGGAGTTAGTGAGGGCCTCAGATCGAAGGCTTTGTCACTGGAGAAGGCCAGGAAGGAGGCTGTGACTGACGGGCTGAAACGGGCACTCAG GAGTTTTGGGAATGCACTTGGAAACTGCATTCTGGATAAAGACTATCTGAAGTCGCTGAATAGGCTGCCTCGGCAG cTCCCACTTGAAGTGGATTTAACTACAACAAAGAGAGAAGATTTTGAACCATCTGTAGAACAGGCAAGATATAACAGCTGCCGACAGGATAAAGCATCGGGGCTCCCCAAACCACAGGAAGCAGCTTCTCCTTGCAGACCAAGCCACCCACATGATTCGAACATTAAGCTACAGGGGGctaaggacagcagcagcagctcctg CAGTCTGGCCACCACCTCAGAGAGTGATGCCACTCACCAGAGGAAGCTCCGGAAGCTCCGGCAGAAGCAGTTACAGCAGCAGTTCCGGGAACAGATGGAGGCTCACCGGCTTAGCCACGCACCTGCCGAAGAGGTGGAAGCCAAGCGTGAGG CAGCACTTCCAGCCCCTCCAAAACACAGCACCCCCGTACCTGCAGCCTCGGCATGCCTCAGGGAGAAAGCCGTCCTTCCAG ATAACCTAGAAGAGAACCTTGAAATGTGGGACCTTACTCCAGACTTAGAGGACATCATTAAGCCCTTGTGTAGAACAGAACCACCCCAAACCTCTGTCACCCGAACCCTCAACAACCAGGCGGTGATCCAGGACAGTGTCCCACATATCCATTGCCACCAGAAAGTACAAGAAAAACCTGGACCTGGGCACCTGCAGACCTGCAGCACTAATCAGCATGTCCTAGGTAGCAGAGGTTCGTGGAAGAGCAGAGATTCTGGGTTTAATTCTATCAAATGGAAAGGAAAG AAAACTCTGAATCTCATAGGAAGAGCCAGGACCTGA
- the Rad52 gene encoding DNA repair protein RAD52 homolog isoform X4, translating to MAGAEEAVHGGCDCRPPFVGGKSVLLFGQSQYTADEYQAIQKALRQRLGPEYISSRMAGGGQKVCYIEGHRVINLANEMFGYNGWAHSVTQQNVDFVDLNNGKFYVGVCAFVRVQLKDGSYHEDVGYGVSEGLRSKALSLEKARKEAVTDGLKRALRSFGNALGNCILDKDYLKSLNRLPRQLPLEVDLTTTKREDFEPSVEQARYNSCRQDKASGLPKPQEAASPCRPSHPHDSNIKLQGAKDSSSSSCSLATTSESDATHQRKLRKLRQKQLQQQFREQMEAHRLSHAPAEEVEAKREAALPAPPKHSTPVPAASACLREKAVLPDNLEENLEMWDLTPDLEDIIKPLCRTEPPQTSVTRTLNNQAVIQDSVPHIHCHQKVQEKPGPGHLQTCSTNQHVLGSRGSWKSRDSGFNSIKWKGKVLVHFKKLT from the exons ATGGCTGGGGCTGAAGAAGCGGTCCATGGAGGCTGTGACTGCCGTCCTCCGTTTGTTGGTGGGAAGTCTGTGCTTCTCTTTGGACAG AGCCAATACACAGCAGATGAATACCAGGCCATCCAGAAAGCcctgaggcagaggctggggcCAGAGTACATTAGCAGCCGCATGGCGGGAGGAGGTCAGAAG gTGTGTTATATTGAAGGTCACCGGGTAATTAATCTGGCCAATGAGATGTTTGGTTACAATGGCTGGGCACACTCCGTCACCCAGCAGAATGTgg ATTTTGTTGACCTCAACAATGGCAAGTTCTACGTGGGAGTCTGTGCATTTGTAAGGGTGCAGTTAAAG GATGGTTCCTACCATGAGGATGTGGGCTATGGAGTTAGTGAGGGCCTCAGATCGAAGGCTTTGTCACTGGAGAAGGCCAGGAAGGAGGCTGTGACTGACGGGCTGAAACGGGCACTCAG GAGTTTTGGGAATGCACTTGGAAACTGCATTCTGGATAAAGACTATCTGAAGTCGCTGAATAGGCTGCCTCGGCAG cTCCCACTTGAAGTGGATTTAACTACAACAAAGAGAGAAGATTTTGAACCATCTGTAGAACAGGCAAGATATAACAGCTGCCGACAGGATAAAGCATCGGGGCTCCCCAAACCACAGGAAGCAGCTTCTCCTTGCAGACCAAGCCACCCACATGATTCGAACATTAAGCTACAGGGGGctaaggacagcagcagcagctcctg CAGTCTGGCCACCACCTCAGAGAGTGATGCCACTCACCAGAGGAAGCTCCGGAAGCTCCGGCAGAAGCAGTTACAGCAGCAGTTCCGGGAACAGATGGAGGCTCACCGGCTTAGCCACGCACCTGCCGAAGAGGTGGAAGCCAAGCGTGAGG CAGCACTTCCAGCCCCTCCAAAACACAGCACCCCCGTACCTGCAGCCTCGGCATGCCTCAGGGAGAAAGCCGTCCTTCCAG ATAACCTAGAAGAGAACCTTGAAATGTGGGACCTTACTCCAGACTTAGAGGACATCATTAAGCCCTTGTGTAGAACAGAACCACCCCAAACCTCTGTCACCCGAACCCTCAACAACCAGGCGGTGATCCAGGACAGTGTCCCACATATCCATTGCCACCAGAAAGTACAAGAAAAACCTGGACCTGGGCACCTGCAGACCTGCAGCACTAATCAGCATGTCCTAGGTAGCAGAGGTTCGTGGAAGAGCAGAGATTCTGGGTTTAATTCTATCAAATGGAAAGGAAAGGTGCTAGTTcattttaagaagttgacttag
- the Rad52 gene encoding DNA repair protein RAD52 homolog produces the protein MAGAEEAVHGGCDCRPPFVGGKSVLLFGQSQYTADEYQAIQKALRQRLGPEYISSRMAGGGQKVCYIEGHRVINLANEMFGYNGWAHSVTQQNVDFVDLNNGKFYVGVCAFVRVQLKDGSYHEDVGYGVSEGLRSKALSLEKARKEAVTDGLKRALRSFGNALGNCILDKDYLKSLNRLPRQLPLEVDLTTTKREDFEPSVEQARYNSCRQDKASGLPKPQEAASPCRPSHPHDSNIKLQGAKDSSSSSCSLATTSESDATHQRKLRKLRQKQLQQQFREQMEAHRLSHAPAEEVEAKREAALPAPPKHSTPVPAASACLREKAVLPDNLEENLEMWDLTPDLEDIIKPLCRTEPPQTSVTRTLNNQAVIQDSVPHIHCHQKVQEKPGPGHLQTCSTNQHVLGSRENSESHRKSQDLKKRKLDPS, from the exons ATGGCTGGGGCTGAAGAAGCGGTCCATGGAGGCTGTGACTGCCGTCCTCCGTTTGTTGGTGGGAAGTCTGTGCTTCTCTTTGGACAG AGCCAATACACAGCAGATGAATACCAGGCCATCCAGAAAGCcctgaggcagaggctggggcCAGAGTACATTAGCAGCCGCATGGCGGGAGGAGGTCAGAAG gTGTGTTATATTGAAGGTCACCGGGTAATTAATCTGGCCAATGAGATGTTTGGTTACAATGGCTGGGCACACTCCGTCACCCAGCAGAATGTgg ATTTTGTTGACCTCAACAATGGCAAGTTCTACGTGGGAGTCTGTGCATTTGTAAGGGTGCAGTTAAAG GATGGTTCCTACCATGAGGATGTGGGCTATGGAGTTAGTGAGGGCCTCAGATCGAAGGCTTTGTCACTGGAGAAGGCCAGGAAGGAGGCTGTGACTGACGGGCTGAAACGGGCACTCAG GAGTTTTGGGAATGCACTTGGAAACTGCATTCTGGATAAAGACTATCTGAAGTCGCTGAATAGGCTGCCTCGGCAG cTCCCACTTGAAGTGGATTTAACTACAACAAAGAGAGAAGATTTTGAACCATCTGTAGAACAGGCAAGATATAACAGCTGCCGACAGGATAAAGCATCGGGGCTCCCCAAACCACAGGAAGCAGCTTCTCCTTGCAGACCAAGCCACCCACATGATTCGAACATTAAGCTACAGGGGGctaaggacagcagcagcagctcctg CAGTCTGGCCACCACCTCAGAGAGTGATGCCACTCACCAGAGGAAGCTCCGGAAGCTCCGGCAGAAGCAGTTACAGCAGCAGTTCCGGGAACAGATGGAGGCTCACCGGCTTAGCCACGCACCTGCCGAAGAGGTGGAAGCCAAGCGTGAGG CAGCACTTCCAGCCCCTCCAAAACACAGCACCCCCGTACCTGCAGCCTCGGCATGCCTCAGGGAGAAAGCCGTCCTTCCAG ATAACCTAGAAGAGAACCTTGAAATGTGGGACCTTACTCCAGACTTAGAGGACATCATTAAGCCCTTGTGTAGAACAGAACCACCCCAAACCTCTGTCACCCGAACCCTCAACAACCAGGCGGTGATCCAGGACAGTGTCCCACATATCCATTGCCACCAGAAAGTACAAGAAAAACCTGGACCTGGGCACCTGCAGACCTGCAGCACTAATCAGCATGTCCTAGGTAGCAGAG AAAACTCTGAATCTCATAGGAAGAGCCAGGACCTGAAGAAAAGGAAACTAGATCCATCCTGA
- the Rad52 gene encoding DNA repair protein RAD52 homolog isoform X9 — protein sequence MAGAEEAVHGGCDCRPPFVGGKSVLLFGQSQYTADEYQAIQKALRQRLGPEYISSRMAGGGQKVCYIEGHRVINLANEMFGYNGWAHSVTQQNVDFVDLNNGKFYVGVCAFVRVQLKDGSYHEDVGYGVSEGLRSKALSLEKARKEAVTDGLKRALRSFGNALGNCILDKDYLKSLNRLPRQLPLEVDLTTTKREDFEPSVEQARYNSCRQDKASGLPKPQEAASPCRPSHPHDSNIKLQGAKDSSSSSCSLATTSESDATHQRKLRKLRQKQLQQQFREQMEAHRLSHAPAEEVEAKREAALPAPPKHSTPVPAASACLREKAVLPDNLEENLEMWDLTPDLEDIIKPLCRTEPPQTSVTRTLNNQAVIQDSVPHIHCHQKVQEKPGPGHLQTCSTNQHVLENSESHRKSQDLKKRKLDPS from the exons ATGGCTGGGGCTGAAGAAGCGGTCCATGGAGGCTGTGACTGCCGTCCTCCGTTTGTTGGTGGGAAGTCTGTGCTTCTCTTTGGACAG AGCCAATACACAGCAGATGAATACCAGGCCATCCAGAAAGCcctgaggcagaggctggggcCAGAGTACATTAGCAGCCGCATGGCGGGAGGAGGTCAGAAG gTGTGTTATATTGAAGGTCACCGGGTAATTAATCTGGCCAATGAGATGTTTGGTTACAATGGCTGGGCACACTCCGTCACCCAGCAGAATGTgg ATTTTGTTGACCTCAACAATGGCAAGTTCTACGTGGGAGTCTGTGCATTTGTAAGGGTGCAGTTAAAG GATGGTTCCTACCATGAGGATGTGGGCTATGGAGTTAGTGAGGGCCTCAGATCGAAGGCTTTGTCACTGGAGAAGGCCAGGAAGGAGGCTGTGACTGACGGGCTGAAACGGGCACTCAG GAGTTTTGGGAATGCACTTGGAAACTGCATTCTGGATAAAGACTATCTGAAGTCGCTGAATAGGCTGCCTCGGCAG cTCCCACTTGAAGTGGATTTAACTACAACAAAGAGAGAAGATTTTGAACCATCTGTAGAACAGGCAAGATATAACAGCTGCCGACAGGATAAAGCATCGGGGCTCCCCAAACCACAGGAAGCAGCTTCTCCTTGCAGACCAAGCCACCCACATGATTCGAACATTAAGCTACAGGGGGctaaggacagcagcagcagctcctg CAGTCTGGCCACCACCTCAGAGAGTGATGCCACTCACCAGAGGAAGCTCCGGAAGCTCCGGCAGAAGCAGTTACAGCAGCAGTTCCGGGAACAGATGGAGGCTCACCGGCTTAGCCACGCACCTGCCGAAGAGGTGGAAGCCAAGCGTGAGG CAGCACTTCCAGCCCCTCCAAAACACAGCACCCCCGTACCTGCAGCCTCGGCATGCCTCAGGGAGAAAGCCGTCCTTCCAG ATAACCTAGAAGAGAACCTTGAAATGTGGGACCTTACTCCAGACTTAGAGGACATCATTAAGCCCTTGTGTAGAACAGAACCACCCCAAACCTCTGTCACCCGAACCCTCAACAACCAGGCGGTGATCCAGGACAGTGTCCCACATATCCATTGCCACCAGAAAGTACAAGAAAAACCTGGACCTGGGCACCTGCAGACCTGCAGCACTAATCAGCATGTCCTAG AAAACTCTGAATCTCATAGGAAGAGCCAGGACCTGAAGAAAAGGAAACTAGATCCATCCTGA
- the Rad52 gene encoding DNA repair protein RAD52 homolog isoform X2, which yields MAGAEEAVHGGCDCRPPFVGGKSVLLFGQSQYTADEYQAIQKALRQRLGPEYISSRMAGGGQKVCYIEGHRVINLANEMFGYNGWAHSVTQQNVDFVDLNNGKFYVGVCAFVRVQLKDGSYHEDVGYGVSEGLRSKALSLEKARKEAVTDGLKRALRSFGNALGNCILDKDYLKSLNRLPRQLPLEVDLTTTKREDFEPSVEQARYNSCRQDKASGLPKPQEAASPCRPSHPHDSNIKLQGAKDSSSSSCLATTSESDATHQRKLRKLRQKQLQQQFREQMEAHRLSHAPAEEVEAKREAALPAPPKHSTPVPAASACLREKAVLPDNLEENLEMWDLTPDLEDIIKPLCRTEPPQTSVTRTLNNQAVIQDSVPHIHCHQKVQEKPGPGHLQTCSTNQHVLGSRGSWKSRDSGFNSIKWKGKKTLNLIGRART from the exons ATGGCTGGGGCTGAAGAAGCGGTCCATGGAGGCTGTGACTGCCGTCCTCCGTTTGTTGGTGGGAAGTCTGTGCTTCTCTTTGGACAG AGCCAATACACAGCAGATGAATACCAGGCCATCCAGAAAGCcctgaggcagaggctggggcCAGAGTACATTAGCAGCCGCATGGCGGGAGGAGGTCAGAAG gTGTGTTATATTGAAGGTCACCGGGTAATTAATCTGGCCAATGAGATGTTTGGTTACAATGGCTGGGCACACTCCGTCACCCAGCAGAATGTgg ATTTTGTTGACCTCAACAATGGCAAGTTCTACGTGGGAGTCTGTGCATTTGTAAGGGTGCAGTTAAAG GATGGTTCCTACCATGAGGATGTGGGCTATGGAGTTAGTGAGGGCCTCAGATCGAAGGCTTTGTCACTGGAGAAGGCCAGGAAGGAGGCTGTGACTGACGGGCTGAAACGGGCACTCAG GAGTTTTGGGAATGCACTTGGAAACTGCATTCTGGATAAAGACTATCTGAAGTCGCTGAATAGGCTGCCTCGGCAG cTCCCACTTGAAGTGGATTTAACTACAACAAAGAGAGAAGATTTTGAACCATCTGTAGAACAGGCAAGATATAACAGCTGCCGACAGGATAAAGCATCGGGGCTCCCCAAACCACAGGAAGCAGCTTCTCCTTGCAGACCAAGCCACCCACATGATTCGAACATTAAGCTACAGGGGGctaaggacagcagcagcagctcctg TCTGGCCACCACCTCAGAGAGTGATGCCACTCACCAGAGGAAGCTCCGGAAGCTCCGGCAGAAGCAGTTACAGCAGCAGTTCCGGGAACAGATGGAGGCTCACCGGCTTAGCCACGCACCTGCCGAAGAGGTGGAAGCCAAGCGTGAGG CAGCACTTCCAGCCCCTCCAAAACACAGCACCCCCGTACCTGCAGCCTCGGCATGCCTCAGGGAGAAAGCCGTCCTTCCAG ATAACCTAGAAGAGAACCTTGAAATGTGGGACCTTACTCCAGACTTAGAGGACATCATTAAGCCCTTGTGTAGAACAGAACCACCCCAAACCTCTGTCACCCGAACCCTCAACAACCAGGCGGTGATCCAGGACAGTGTCCCACATATCCATTGCCACCAGAAAGTACAAGAAAAACCTGGACCTGGGCACCTGCAGACCTGCAGCACTAATCAGCATGTCCTAGGTAGCAGAGGTTCGTGGAAGAGCAGAGATTCTGGGTTTAATTCTATCAAATGGAAAGGAAAG AAAACTCTGAATCTCATAGGAAGAGCCAGGACCTGA
- the Rad52 gene encoding DNA repair protein RAD52 homolog isoform X6: protein MAGAEEAVHGGCDCRPPFVGGKSVLLFGQSQYTADEYQAIQKALRQRLGPEYISSRMAGGGQKVCYIEGHRVINLANEMFGYNGWAHSVTQQNVDFVDLNNGKFYVGVCAFVRVQLKDGSYHEDVGYGVSEGLRSKALSLEKARKEAVTDGLKRALRSFGNALGNCILDKDYLKSLNRLPRQLPLEVDLTTTKREDFEPSVEQARYNSCRQDKASGLPKPQEAASPCRPSHPHDSNIKLQGAKDSSSSSCLATTSESDATHQRKLRKLRQKQLQQQFREQMEAHRLSHAPAEEVEAKREAALPAPPKHSTPVPAASACLREKAVLPDNLEENLEMWDLTPDLEDIIKPLCRTEPPQTSVTRTLNNQAVIQDSVPHIHCHQKVQEKPGPGHLQTCSTNQHVLGSRENSESHRKSQDLKKRKLDPS from the exons ATGGCTGGGGCTGAAGAAGCGGTCCATGGAGGCTGTGACTGCCGTCCTCCGTTTGTTGGTGGGAAGTCTGTGCTTCTCTTTGGACAG AGCCAATACACAGCAGATGAATACCAGGCCATCCAGAAAGCcctgaggcagaggctggggcCAGAGTACATTAGCAGCCGCATGGCGGGAGGAGGTCAGAAG gTGTGTTATATTGAAGGTCACCGGGTAATTAATCTGGCCAATGAGATGTTTGGTTACAATGGCTGGGCACACTCCGTCACCCAGCAGAATGTgg ATTTTGTTGACCTCAACAATGGCAAGTTCTACGTGGGAGTCTGTGCATTTGTAAGGGTGCAGTTAAAG GATGGTTCCTACCATGAGGATGTGGGCTATGGAGTTAGTGAGGGCCTCAGATCGAAGGCTTTGTCACTGGAGAAGGCCAGGAAGGAGGCTGTGACTGACGGGCTGAAACGGGCACTCAG GAGTTTTGGGAATGCACTTGGAAACTGCATTCTGGATAAAGACTATCTGAAGTCGCTGAATAGGCTGCCTCGGCAG cTCCCACTTGAAGTGGATTTAACTACAACAAAGAGAGAAGATTTTGAACCATCTGTAGAACAGGCAAGATATAACAGCTGCCGACAGGATAAAGCATCGGGGCTCCCCAAACCACAGGAAGCAGCTTCTCCTTGCAGACCAAGCCACCCACATGATTCGAACATTAAGCTACAGGGGGctaaggacagcagcagcagctcctg TCTGGCCACCACCTCAGAGAGTGATGCCACTCACCAGAGGAAGCTCCGGAAGCTCCGGCAGAAGCAGTTACAGCAGCAGTTCCGGGAACAGATGGAGGCTCACCGGCTTAGCCACGCACCTGCCGAAGAGGTGGAAGCCAAGCGTGAGG CAGCACTTCCAGCCCCTCCAAAACACAGCACCCCCGTACCTGCAGCCTCGGCATGCCTCAGGGAGAAAGCCGTCCTTCCAG ATAACCTAGAAGAGAACCTTGAAATGTGGGACCTTACTCCAGACTTAGAGGACATCATTAAGCCCTTGTGTAGAACAGAACCACCCCAAACCTCTGTCACCCGAACCCTCAACAACCAGGCGGTGATCCAGGACAGTGTCCCACATATCCATTGCCACCAGAAAGTACAAGAAAAACCTGGACCTGGGCACCTGCAGACCTGCAGCACTAATCAGCATGTCCTAGGTAGCAGAG AAAACTCTGAATCTCATAGGAAGAGCCAGGACCTGAAGAAAAGGAAACTAGATCCATCCTGA
- the Rad52 gene encoding DNA repair protein RAD52 homolog isoform X3, with translation MAGAEEAVHGGCDCRPPFVGGKSVLLFGQSQYTADEYQAIQKALRQRLGPEYISSRMAGGGQKVCYIEGHRVINLANEMFGYNGWAHSVTQQNVDFVDLNNGKFYVGVCAFVRVQLKDGSYHEDVGYGVSEGLRSKALSLEKARKEAVTDGLKRALRSFGNALGNCILDKDYLKSLNRLPRQLPLEVDLTTTKREDFEPSVEQARYNSCRQDKASGLPKPQEAASPCRPSHPHDSNIKLQGAKDSSSSSCSLATTSESDATHQRKLRKLRQKQLQQQFREQMEAHRLSHAPAEEVEAKREALPAPPKHSTPVPAASACLREKAVLPDNLEENLEMWDLTPDLEDIIKPLCRTEPPQTSVTRTLNNQAVIQDSVPHIHCHQKVQEKPGPGHLQTCSTNQHVLGSRGSWKSRDSGFNSIKWKGKKTLNLIGRART, from the exons ATGGCTGGGGCTGAAGAAGCGGTCCATGGAGGCTGTGACTGCCGTCCTCCGTTTGTTGGTGGGAAGTCTGTGCTTCTCTTTGGACAG AGCCAATACACAGCAGATGAATACCAGGCCATCCAGAAAGCcctgaggcagaggctggggcCAGAGTACATTAGCAGCCGCATGGCGGGAGGAGGTCAGAAG gTGTGTTATATTGAAGGTCACCGGGTAATTAATCTGGCCAATGAGATGTTTGGTTACAATGGCTGGGCACACTCCGTCACCCAGCAGAATGTgg ATTTTGTTGACCTCAACAATGGCAAGTTCTACGTGGGAGTCTGTGCATTTGTAAGGGTGCAGTTAAAG GATGGTTCCTACCATGAGGATGTGGGCTATGGAGTTAGTGAGGGCCTCAGATCGAAGGCTTTGTCACTGGAGAAGGCCAGGAAGGAGGCTGTGACTGACGGGCTGAAACGGGCACTCAG GAGTTTTGGGAATGCACTTGGAAACTGCATTCTGGATAAAGACTATCTGAAGTCGCTGAATAGGCTGCCTCGGCAG cTCCCACTTGAAGTGGATTTAACTACAACAAAGAGAGAAGATTTTGAACCATCTGTAGAACAGGCAAGATATAACAGCTGCCGACAGGATAAAGCATCGGGGCTCCCCAAACCACAGGAAGCAGCTTCTCCTTGCAGACCAAGCCACCCACATGATTCGAACATTAAGCTACAGGGGGctaaggacagcagcagcagctcctg CAGTCTGGCCACCACCTCAGAGAGTGATGCCACTCACCAGAGGAAGCTCCGGAAGCTCCGGCAGAAGCAGTTACAGCAGCAGTTCCGGGAACAGATGGAGGCTCACCGGCTTAGCCACGCACCTGCCGAAGAGGTGGAAGCCAAGCGTGAGG CACTTCCAGCCCCTCCAAAACACAGCACCCCCGTACCTGCAGCCTCGGCATGCCTCAGGGAGAAAGCCGTCCTTCCAG ATAACCTAGAAGAGAACCTTGAAATGTGGGACCTTACTCCAGACTTAGAGGACATCATTAAGCCCTTGTGTAGAACAGAACCACCCCAAACCTCTGTCACCCGAACCCTCAACAACCAGGCGGTGATCCAGGACAGTGTCCCACATATCCATTGCCACCAGAAAGTACAAGAAAAACCTGGACCTGGGCACCTGCAGACCTGCAGCACTAATCAGCATGTCCTAGGTAGCAGAGGTTCGTGGAAGAGCAGAGATTCTGGGTTTAATTCTATCAAATGGAAAGGAAAG AAAACTCTGAATCTCATAGGAAGAGCCAGGACCTGA
- the Rad52 gene encoding DNA repair protein RAD52 homolog isoform X10 has translation MAGAEEAVHGGCDCRPPFVGGKSVLLFGQSQYTADEYQAIQKALRQRLGPEYISSRMAGGGQKVCYIEGHRVINLANEMFGYNGWAHSVTQQNVDFVDLNNGKFYVGVCAFVRVQLKDGSYHEDVGYGVSEGLRSKALSLEKARKEAVTDGLKRALRSFGNALGNCILDKDYLKSLNRLPRQLPLEVDLTTTKREDFEPSVEQARYNSCRQDKASGLPKPQEAASPCRPSHPHDSNIKLQGAKDSSSSSCSLATTSESDATHQRKLRKLRQKQLQQQFREQMEAHRLSHAPAEEVEAKREALPAPPKHSTPVPAASACLREKAVLPDNLEENLEMWDLTPDLEDIIKPLCRTEPPQTSVTRTLNNQAVIQDSVPHIHCHQKVQEKPGPGHLQTCSTNQHVLENSESHRKSQDLKKRKLDPS, from the exons ATGGCTGGGGCTGAAGAAGCGGTCCATGGAGGCTGTGACTGCCGTCCTCCGTTTGTTGGTGGGAAGTCTGTGCTTCTCTTTGGACAG AGCCAATACACAGCAGATGAATACCAGGCCATCCAGAAAGCcctgaggcagaggctggggcCAGAGTACATTAGCAGCCGCATGGCGGGAGGAGGTCAGAAG gTGTGTTATATTGAAGGTCACCGGGTAATTAATCTGGCCAATGAGATGTTTGGTTACAATGGCTGGGCACACTCCGTCACCCAGCAGAATGTgg ATTTTGTTGACCTCAACAATGGCAAGTTCTACGTGGGAGTCTGTGCATTTGTAAGGGTGCAGTTAAAG GATGGTTCCTACCATGAGGATGTGGGCTATGGAGTTAGTGAGGGCCTCAGATCGAAGGCTTTGTCACTGGAGAAGGCCAGGAAGGAGGCTGTGACTGACGGGCTGAAACGGGCACTCAG GAGTTTTGGGAATGCACTTGGAAACTGCATTCTGGATAAAGACTATCTGAAGTCGCTGAATAGGCTGCCTCGGCAG cTCCCACTTGAAGTGGATTTAACTACAACAAAGAGAGAAGATTTTGAACCATCTGTAGAACAGGCAAGATATAACAGCTGCCGACAGGATAAAGCATCGGGGCTCCCCAAACCACAGGAAGCAGCTTCTCCTTGCAGACCAAGCCACCCACATGATTCGAACATTAAGCTACAGGGGGctaaggacagcagcagcagctcctg CAGTCTGGCCACCACCTCAGAGAGTGATGCCACTCACCAGAGGAAGCTCCGGAAGCTCCGGCAGAAGCAGTTACAGCAGCAGTTCCGGGAACAGATGGAGGCTCACCGGCTTAGCCACGCACCTGCCGAAGAGGTGGAAGCCAAGCGTGAGG CACTTCCAGCCCCTCCAAAACACAGCACCCCCGTACCTGCAGCCTCGGCATGCCTCAGGGAGAAAGCCGTCCTTCCAG ATAACCTAGAAGAGAACCTTGAAATGTGGGACCTTACTCCAGACTTAGAGGACATCATTAAGCCCTTGTGTAGAACAGAACCACCCCAAACCTCTGTCACCCGAACCCTCAACAACCAGGCGGTGATCCAGGACAGTGTCCCACATATCCATTGCCACCAGAAAGTACAAGAAAAACCTGGACCTGGGCACCTGCAGACCTGCAGCACTAATCAGCATGTCCTAG AAAACTCTGAATCTCATAGGAAGAGCCAGGACCTGAAGAAAAGGAAACTAGATCCATCCTGA